The Dyadobacter sp. 676 DNA window GTCGGCCGGGTCCATCCAGAGGATTTGTTCATGCTCGGTTAGTACAAATTCGGTACTATCCACCTTGCACACAAACGGTACCAGCACGATCTCGCGCCAGCCCTGATCTTTGGAAGTTTCGGGAAGTTTATCGACGATCTCGACACTTACATTGAGCTCTTCCATGATTTCACGGAACAACGCCTGCTCGTCTGTTTCGCCTTTTTCGAGTTTTCCGCCGGGAAATTCCCATTGGAGAGGGAAGGACAAGGCCGCGCTCCGTTGCCCGGCAAGTACTTTTCCATCATGTTCAATCACAGCACAGGGCACTCTCACTACCAACTTTTCGGAAACCAGTACTTCGATCATAAGAGGCGGTCACGCTAATTTACCGCAAAATTACAATTTTCACGTTTATGTTGTATGTCAATGTAAAAACTTCTTAAAAACTTAAAACTCAGAAGAGTTCGCCGGAGCGATGGCGGGGCAGAATGCCCAGATGCCTGAATGCCTTTTCGGTCACTTCACGGCCCCGGGAGGTTCGTTTGATATAACCTTCCTGGATCAGGAA harbors:
- a CDS encoding (deoxy)nucleoside triphosphate pyrophosphohydrolase, producing MIEVLVSEKLVVRVPCAVIEHDGKVLAGQRSAALSFPLQWEFPGGKLEKGETDEQALFREIMEELNVSVEIVDKLPETSKDQGWREIVLVPFVCKVDSTEFVLTEHEQILWMDPADLPTLDWTEADLNVIQNYYDYLAAKS